In one Parageobacillus genomosp. 1 genomic region, the following are encoded:
- a CDS encoding DHH family phosphoesterase — protein sequence MVKLFTDSDLDGIGCGLLAKLAFAEVNISFCSYRNLDERVRQFLENEQNKEVELFITDLAVGEEVEKKLAERFNAGGHVQVIDHHVTALHFNQYPWGWVKPTDEQGKKTCATSLFYDYLVREGKLERNETLDEFVELVRQYDTWEWEETNNTRAKRLNDLLTILGLDEFWDKMSERLAAGGPFSLTETEELILDMEEKKIQRYIRMKQKQLVQRWFGDYCVGIVFAERHMSELGNALSKRCPHLDLIAMVNMGTKHIGFRTIHDTVNVAEFAKQFGGGGHPKASGCFVDETTFPLFVVDAFPLAPVYHDAEQNQLNTKDQTEGFFFTNHQGQWFFFRQAEEKWMVCQEGMEERSFPTQAEAERWIKRQFAAGLADDQVVIDYLQQHLSLDKEKIKEEYVNALQQYRRKTGIH from the coding sequence ATGGTGAAATTGTTTACCGACAGCGATTTAGATGGAATCGGCTGTGGATTGTTAGCTAAGTTAGCGTTTGCAGAAGTCAATATTTCCTTTTGTTCGTACCGCAACTTAGATGAACGAGTAAGGCAATTCCTTGAAAACGAGCAAAACAAAGAAGTTGAGCTTTTCATTACCGATTTGGCCGTCGGCGAAGAAGTCGAGAAAAAACTGGCGGAGCGTTTCAACGCTGGCGGACATGTGCAAGTGATCGACCATCATGTCACCGCGCTTCATTTTAATCAATATCCATGGGGATGGGTCAAACCGACCGACGAACAAGGCAAGAAAACGTGCGCTACGTCGCTGTTTTACGACTATTTAGTCCGCGAAGGAAAACTCGAGCGGAACGAAACGCTCGATGAGTTCGTCGAGCTCGTCCGCCAGTATGATACGTGGGAATGGGAAGAAACGAACAATACGCGCGCCAAACGGTTAAATGATTTATTGACGATTTTAGGGTTGGATGAGTTTTGGGACAAAATGAGCGAGCGGCTTGCTGCTGGTGGACCATTTTCCTTGACGGAAACAGAAGAACTGATTTTAGACATGGAGGAAAAGAAAATCCAGCGCTATATTCGCATGAAACAAAAACAGCTCGTTCAACGCTGGTTTGGCGATTATTGCGTTGGCATCGTCTTCGCTGAACGGCATATGTCGGAGCTCGGCAACGCACTGTCAAAACGCTGCCCTCATTTAGACTTAATCGCCATGGTCAACATGGGGACGAAACATATCGGCTTTCGCACGATTCATGATACCGTAAATGTAGCTGAATTTGCGAAGCAGTTTGGCGGCGGAGGTCATCCGAAAGCGTCCGGCTGCTTTGTCGATGAAACAACGTTCCCGCTGTTTGTTGTCGACGCGTTCCCGCTTGCGCCAGTATATCATGATGCGGAACAAAATCAGCTCAATACAAAAGATCAAACAGAAGGATTCTTTTTTACAAATCATCAAGGACAATGGTTTTTCTTTCGGCAAGCGGAGGAAAAGTGGATGGTTTGCCAAGAAGGAATGGAGGAACGGTCATTTCCGACTCAAGCGGAAGCCGAACGATGGATTAAACGGCAATTTGCCGCAGGGCTGGCTGATGACCAGGTGGTAATTGATTATTTGCAGCAACATTTATCGTTAGACAAAGAAAAGATCAAAGAGGAATATGTCAATGCTTTGCAGCAATATAGACGAAAAACCGGTATCCATTAA
- a CDS encoding LysM peptidoglycan-binding domain-containing protein: protein MKKRTWTAGLALLLLANGIGHVSAAEPTYTVRPGDSLWKIANTNHVTVSDLKNWNGLHSDLIYAGQTLLLQPPHEQTVTYTVKPGDSLLSIAKKYGVLIADIKLQNGLTNDMIRVGQTLIIPKEKGTYTAHTVQAGESLSTIARDYSVWLTDLKIWNKLQSDTVFVGQKLFVAKPTGTSSESSNPPSTATNPTAKTPEAVIYTVQAGDSLYKIAAKYGVTIEQLKTLNQLPSNIIYVGQVLKITDGQLPQPAAPDRLQDGIFPLKQGTYTPFGDTYGESRKYGSNRVHEGTDIFAAKGTPIYSATDGTVIRKGWSELGGWRLTIQTSEGIALYYAHMEKYADSIALGQKVKKGQLIGYVGNSGYGPVDTTGKFDPHLHFGMYDANWNAINPYTYLKYWEWKM, encoded by the coding sequence ATGAAAAAAAGAACATGGACAGCGGGATTAGCATTGTTACTATTGGCGAACGGAATTGGACATGTAAGCGCTGCCGAGCCAACCTATACCGTTCGTCCGGGGGATAGTTTATGGAAAATCGCCAATACAAACCATGTTACCGTTTCTGATTTAAAAAATTGGAACGGTCTGCACAGTGATCTCATTTATGCCGGGCAAACATTGTTATTACAGCCACCGCATGAACAAACGGTGACATATACCGTAAAGCCAGGGGACAGTTTATTATCGATCGCAAAAAAATACGGAGTATTGATTGCAGATATTAAACTGCAAAATGGACTAACAAACGACATGATCCGTGTCGGACAAACATTAATCATCCCAAAAGAAAAAGGGACCTATACTGCACATACGGTTCAAGCCGGTGAATCACTCTCCACTATTGCTCGAGATTATAGTGTATGGCTCACCGACCTAAAAATATGGAATAAGTTGCAATCCGATACTGTTTTCGTAGGGCAAAAACTATTTGTGGCAAAACCAACAGGGACATCATCGGAATCTTCTAATCCTCCTTCTACAGCAACCAATCCTACAGCAAAAACACCAGAAGCGGTAATCTATACGGTTCAGGCGGGAGATAGTTTGTATAAAATTGCTGCGAAGTATGGAGTAACAATCGAACAATTAAAAACGTTAAACCAGTTGCCATCGAATATCATTTATGTCGGACAAGTATTGAAAATTACGGACGGACAACTGCCACAGCCAGCGGCGCCAGACCGGCTGCAAGATGGCATCTTTCCGTTAAAACAGGGGACGTACACACCGTTTGGTGATACGTACGGAGAAAGCCGAAAATATGGGAGCAACCGTGTTCACGAGGGAACGGATATCTTTGCGGCCAAAGGCACACCGATATACTCCGCTACTGACGGTACGGTGATTCGTAAAGGATGGAGCGAGTTGGGAGGATGGCGCCTTACTATTCAAACAAGCGAGGGAATCGCACTTTATTACGCACATATGGAAAAATATGCGGATTCTATTGCGCTTGGACAAAAAGTGAAAAAAGGACAACTTATCGGCTATGTAGGCAATTCAGGGTATGGGCCGGTCGACACAACCGGAAAATTTGACCCGCACTTGCATTTCGGCATGTATGATGCGAACTGGAATGCGATTAACCCATACACATACTTAAAGTATTGGGAATGGAAGATGTAA